A single region of the Leishmania panamensis strain MHOM/PA/94/PSC-1 chromosome 23 sequence genome encodes:
- a CDS encoding hypothetical protein (TriTrypDB/GeneDB-style sysID: LpmP.23.1400) yields MATANMRKEALELLQQYAIDLKDFTKARARYTTVIQKELIPLPQEESNGDVLAATRAAQEQVRAAWEEYITSVQQYFNRILRSTLRDLLDSGGSIATASTIASTSDVLMTASSKDRLEATLGPHVATTSTGSLDPGWVSLSTSLVNIPVAGSGGSVGGDALAQLSRRAERMSDFCAFCEKWYVGNEAVFELPESEALAAFAASSVASVSRLLRLLGMRMTCVCAGSSRFLRRFIEDGEAVRWVAFCGDRGLNAEVDALLSLMDRLIQLNIIDSKAYPRVPFGWFYRLSSLLEHPDSVASASPKRCSVAVRIALQLLRHEPDRATAAGLHSILLKACIEANGCVTPDEAQQVMRTFLNLFDDPSTRQYLKPTDLRTIFAPFLSTTESGGAALLTMQNNAKDLIVAVFSTWVGNLWISSEVTGLRSIIDVLHLPGSLDTKMVIITLFNKLLTRLAPHRGIVPMDTWKGFEEDRLRKATRDAKEEQTIEGSDGGGEGSGGDVSNDTQCLNNNSFMYDLFLADSTGDAALFDDFVPTTKALGYHVMDPLLGRVLICLNYHGLPYALTQLVQVVNKNRVITAAASRLLQDIFVLMDTVLPQVIVFKLHEAFNKAAGHLTNDDSLFVGGLTSQLFRNYKKSSGIGVSDAMVPVVPTNTAQMPSTVLNTPGTLDVDDPTFTTMLHDCKVDRSKSCHTWNFDILVTLVQGPLRLPRRFRAARELVESLVLFFTPSSGSSTPQICSTFSALPPDTVSPQVCMVGVELIDLILSSRDGAVLLERMGFVAAVAAMLKEVRIGKPVVLRRAVVNACIGRSLLRITGRLSAHANGLLLMRDHGIFSLVDSMFSKLKGPRLESPAEEDTLHDVCYQLLQCLYLGAVPNYGVCKDIRHTFRAALGNPSNSIRLCAAQQLKKAVWRDLSTSMKWGIKTLLQSLHDNFFSVVQSAFKLLLSICLCSDEGLDYLIECFPTVLMESEVILSHAKQLRLNVLLYRIASRPSGFRFLQCYGWLEKELHRWEESESVQYTIMLERLQGSDGSSAVAGGRGGAGSMVMPSTSDPSCRQSQSFSDTLSVMYGCMAGSTPYLSLLTAADASGTKFFPVHFASVLCSSVEGCAMFKHSKLWTRSVQRLLEQPLPPDVVFDDFLSNEDDSSSNDRSDDEFGVTTDATRYMYQQQQAQQWQQQQQMHPGMNTAYYSSGIGGVGGTSVPALGAFANSANVPRFSVAGDYLVNSMSMTHRARDGPRGGPSTSLGNNNIVGGVSGNAGAANGNFNGGFGGVGQSTIATAKEIEMLKKGYFSAPSSKMISASRFCKSSCQSFSLDCVGDIVALKDAILCIAEVGSTEVGYGMLLSVPGLQRRFIALSRFASTISVRCMALLGSAILARSRRGGDDLVKKGYSVVLNPNAYVSAEGIPYSVAFAQLKTSKWVSIACRAAVSNTTARHAHADSNVFASTQEIPQRIVDNVYALSNPVSCENAKKMLYKIMKRRPQVFLQPQVRRLCLDVGFTYRMHYKERRFLADLLENAQLNAGTSTNTRHLRMPLLRASS; encoded by the coding sequence ATGGCGACGGCGAACATGCGCAAGGAGGCACTggagctgctccagcagtaCGCGATCGATCTAAAAGACTTCACAAAGGCCCGAGCGCGGTACACCACTGTCATACAGAAGGAGCTCATTCCGCTTCCTCAAGAGGAGAGTAACGGTGATGTGCTCGCTGCTACAAGGgctgcgcaggagcaggTGCGCGCGGCCTGGGAAGAGTACATCACCTCTGTGCAGCAGTACTTCAACCGTATTCTCCGGTCCACCCTTCGAGACCTGCTGGATTCTGGAGGCTCTATCGCGACAGCCTCAACCATCGCTTCCACAAGCGACGTCCTGATGACAGCAAGTTCAAAGGATCGTCTGGAGGCAACTCTCGGCCCTCACGTCGCTACTACCTCGACTGGCAGTCTCGACCCTGGGTGGGTGTCGCTGAGCACGAGTCTAGTGAACATTCCCGTGGCgggtagcggtggcagcgtcgGTGGTGATGCGTTGGCCCAGCTCAGCAGGCGCGCTGAGCGTATGAGCGACTTCTGCGCATTTTGTGAGAAGTGGTACGTAGGCAACGAGGCGGTGTTCGAGTTGCCGGAGTCGGAGGCTCTGGCAGCCTTCGCGGCATCTTCTGTGGCGTCTGTGAGTCGCCTTCTGCGCCTGCTGGGCATGCGAATgacatgcgtgtgcgccggcagcagccgcttcttGCGCAGATTCATAGAGGATggtgaggcggtgcgctgGGTCGCCTTCTGCGGTGACCGTGGGCTGAACGCGGAGGTGGATGCGTTGCTGTCACTTATGGATCGCTTGATCCAGCTCAACATCATCGACTCCAAGGCCTACCCGCGGGTGCCGTTTGGCTGGTTCTATCGGCTAAGTTCCCTCTTGGAGCACCCCGACTCAGTCGCCAGCGCCTCACCAaagcggtgcagcgtcgccgtccgCATcgctcttcagcttctccgccATGAACCGGACcgagcaacggcggcgggaCTTCACAGTATCCTGCTGAAAGCGTGCATTGAGGCGAACGGCTGCGTCACCCCAgacgaggcgcagcaggtAATGCGGACCTTTCTGAACCTATTCGACGACCCCAGCACGCGCCAGTACCTCAAGCCGACAGATCTGCGCACCATCTTCGCTCCTTTCCTGTCCACCACTGAGTCCGGCGGAGCGGCCCTCTTGACAATGCAAAACAACGCCAAGGACCTCATTGTGGCCGTCTTTTCGACCTGGGTAGGGAACTTGTGGATTAGCTCCGAGGTGACGGGGCTGCGCTCCATCATTGACGTCCTGCACCTGCCGGGGTCACTCGACACGAAGATGGTCATCATCACCCTCTTCAACAAGCTGCTTACACGCCTCGCACCACACCGCGGGATCGTTCCCATGGATACCTGGAAGGGTTTTGAGGAGGACCGCCTGCGCAAGGCCACCCGTGATGCTAAGGAGGAGCAGACCATAGAGGGgagcgatggcggcggcgaaggaaGTGGCGGTGACGTATCCAACGACACACAGTGCCTAAACAACAACAGCTTCATGTACGACCTCTTCCTGGCCGACTCCACCGGCGACGCGGCCCTCTTCGACGATTTCGTTCCGACCACTAAGGCTCTTGGCTACCACGTCATGGACCCTTTGCTGGGGCGTGTTCTCATCTGCCTCAACTACCACGGACTTCCTTACGCCCTTACGCAGCTCGTGCAGGTTGTGAACAAGAACCGAGTCATCACGGCGGCCGCGTCGAGACTCTTGCAAGATATCTTCGTACTGATGGACACGGTACTGCCGCAGGTGATCGTGTTTAAGTTACACGAGGCTTTCAACAAAGCTGCCGGCCACCTCACCAACGACGACAGCCTGTTTGTTGGTGGTCTCACCTCGCAGCTGTTCCGGAACTACAAGAAGAGCAGTGGTATCGGCGTGAGTGATGCCATGGTTCCAGTAGTGCCAACCAACACGGCGCAGATGCCAAGCACTGTCCTGAACACACCCGGCACGTTGGACGTCGACGATCCAACTTTCACCACGATGCTGCATGATTGCAAGGTGGATCGGTCGAAGAGCTGCCACACGTGGAACTTTGACATCTTAGTAACGCTAGTGCAGGGCCCACTGCGCTTGCCACGGCGATTTCGTGCCGCACGAGAGCTGGTAGAGAGCCTcgtgctcttcttcaccccGTCTTCAGGGTCCAGCACACCGCAGATTtgcagcaccttcagcgcTCTGCCGCCTGACACGGTTTCCCCGCAGGTGTGCATGGTGGGAGTTGAGTTGATCGATCTTATACTGAGCTCCCGCGacggtgcggtgctgcttgaACGCATGGGCTTCGTAGCCGCCGTGGCAGCAatgctgaaggaggtgcgcaTTGGCAAGCCCGTCGTACTGCGGCGCGCTGTGGTCAACGCATGCATCGGtcggtcgctgctgcgcataACTGGTCGCCTGTCCGCGCATGCCAATGGCCTGCTGCTCATGCGAGACCACGGTATCTTCTCGCTTGTGGACAGCATGTTCTCGAAGCTGAAGGGCCCTCGGTTGGAGAGCCCGGCCGAGGAGGACACCCTCCACGACGTGTGCTACCAGCTCCTGCAGTGCTTGTACCTTGGTGCGGTGCCGAACTACGGCGTCTGCAAAGACATCCGGCATACCTTccgtgcggcgctgggcaACCCAAGCAACTCGATCCGCctctgcgcagcgcagcagctgaagaagGCTGTTTGGCGTGACTTGTCTACTTCCATGAAGTGGGGGATCAAAACactgctgcagtcgctccACGACAACTTCTTCAGCGTCGTTCAAAGCGCCTTCAAGTTACTACTGAGCATCTGCCTCTGCTCTGACGAGGGCCTGGACTACTTGATCGAGTGCTTCCCAACAGTGTTGATGGAGAGCGAGGTGATCCTCAGCCACGcaaagcagctgcggctcAACGTGCTGCTCTACCGGATCGCCAGTCGTCCGTCGGGCTTTCGATTTCTACAGTGCTACGGCtggctggagaaggagctgcaccgGTGGGAGGAGTCTGAGTCGGTGCAGTACACCATCATGTTGGAACGCTTGCAGGGTAGCGACGGCAGTTCTGCGGTTGcaggggggcggggcggcGCGGGCAGTATGGTCATGCCCTCCACCAGCGATCCGTCTTGCCGGCAAAGCCAATCCTTCTCGGACACTCTCAGTGTCATGTACGGCTGCATGGCGGGCAGTACGCCATACCTGTCGTTGCTGACCGCCGCAGACGCCTCGGGCACAAAGTTCTTCCCCGTACACTTTGCTTCCGTCTTGTGTAGCTCTGTGGAGGGCTGCGCGATGTTCAAGCACAGTAAGCTGTGGACGCGCTCTGTGCAGCGCTTGCTGgagcagccgctcccaccgGATGTCGTCTTCGATGACTTCCTCAGCAACGAGGACGACTCCTCATCGAACGACAGAAGCGACGACGAATTTGGCGTGACGACCGACGCGACTCGGTACATgtatcagcagcagcaagcccagcaatggcagcagcagcagcagatgcatCCGGGCATGAATACGGCCTACTACAGCAGTGGGATAGGCGGCGTAGGGGGCACGTCGGTTCCAGCCCTTGGCGCCTTCGCCAACTCCGCGAATGTGCCACGCTTCAGCGTTGCAGGCGACTATCTGGTCAACTCTATGAGCATGACCCATCGCGCACGAGATGGGCCGCGCGGCGGACCGAGCACCTCCCTTGGCAACAACAATATCGTGGGTGGGGTGAGCGGCAACGCCGGCGCGGCCAATGGGAACTTCAACGGTGGCTTCGGCGGCGTTGGCCAGTCAACCATTGCCACGGCAAAGGAGATCGAGATGCTCAAGAAGGGCTACTTCTCTGCGCCTTCGTCGAAAATGATTTCAGCCTCGCGCTTCTGCAAATCATCCTGCCAGTCCTTCTCTCTAGACTGTGTGGGCGACATTGTCGCCTTGAAGGACGCCATTTTGTGCATTGCAGAGGTCGGATCGACGGAGGTGGGCTACGGCATGCTGCTCTCTGTGCCCggcctgcagcggcgctttatcgctctctctcgctttgctTCCACAATCTCGGTGCGCTGCATGGCGCTTCTCGGAAGCGCGATTCTAGCTCGCTCGCGGCGTGGCGGTGACGACCTAGTGAAGAAGGGGTACTCGGTGGTGCTGAACCCGAACGCGTACGTCAGCGCAGAGGGCATCCCATACTCGGTGGCCTTTGCTCAACTGAAGACGTCCAAGTGGGTCTCCATTGCCTGCAGGGCTGCAGTCAGCAATACGACGGCCCGCCACGCTCACGCGGACTCCAATGTGTTCGCCAGCACACAGGAAATACCACAGCGCATCGTAGACAACGTATACGCCTTGTCGAACCCAGTCAGCTGTGAAAACGCCAAGAAGATGCTGTACAAGATCATGAAGAGGAGGCCGCAGGTCTTTCTCCAACCGCAGGTGCGACGCCTCTGCCTGGATGTTGGCTTCACCTATCGTATGCACTACAAGGAGCGCCGCTTTCTCGCCGACTTGCTGGAGAATGCGCAGCTCAACGCTGGCACTTCAACAAACACAAGGCACTTGCGAATGCCACTCCTTAGGGCCTCTTCCtag
- a CDS encoding hypothetical protein (TriTrypDB/GeneDB-style sysID: LpmP.23.1410), whose product MPRTAHQADASRGDSVASSSLSAESSPSEVDSRRAATEGAPAAAPSSEKRAVLLPPEPSEATKATGMMTDVTEGGSTSTAHTPSKGTFTESERRRQKTLFLGESEQFAFDFGGTVTEIAETSFKADAAQQAAQRVVELEDTTTRLLAASASHATAAPRPLTLEEVNAYATDAMQQGPRRFLMLAKAGLRKRGATATSSAHAPQNGPASVNSALSAPKEARYEDSAALAEAIPQFQAALRRYEADLWRAHRQHREEEALQRSKSKRNQRA is encoded by the coding sequence ATGCCACGTACAGCTCACCAGGCAGACGCGTCCAGAGGCGACAGCGTCGCATCGTCTTCCTTGTCTGCGGAGTCTTCACCCAGCGAAGTCGACAGTCGTCGGGCTGCGACGGAgggcgcgcctgctgctgcccccagCTCAGAAAAAAGAGCCGTTTTGCTGCCACCAGAGCCATCAGAAGCGACTAAAGCAACAGGGATGATGACTGACGTCACCGAGGGGGGGTCGACATCAACGGCGCATACACCCAGCAAAGGCACCTTCACAGAGTCCGAAAGGCGTCGCCAGAAGACACTCTTCTTGGGTGAGTCGGAGCAGTTCGCCTTCGACTTTGGTGGCACTGTAACGGAGATTGCTGAGACCAGTTTTAAagccgacgcagcgcagcaggcagcgcaACGTGTAGTGGAGTTAGAGGATACTACCACTCGTTTACTGGCCGCTTCTGCCTCGCACGCCACCGCGGCCCCGCGGCCGCTGACGCTAGAGGAGGTGAATGCGTATGCGACAGATGCCATGCAGCAGGGCCCGCGGCGCTTCCTGATGCTTGCGAAGGCGGGGTTACGCAAGCGAGGGGCCACAGCGACGTCCTCTGCCCATGCGCCCCAGAATGGGCCAGCGTCCGTCAACTCCGCGCTGTCCGCCCCTAAGGAGGCGAGGTATGAGGACAGTGCCGCCTTGGCGGAGGCCATTCCACAGTTCCAGGCAGCCTTGCGCCGCTACGAGGCGGACCTCTGGCGTGCTCATAGGCAACATCGTGAGGaggaagcgctgcagcgcagcaagagCAAGCGCAACCAGCGGGCGTAG
- a CDS encoding DNA excision repair protein, putative (TriTrypDB/GeneDB-style sysID: LpmP.23.1430), with protein MGIKGLWQALREYVDDGHLSQFRGQRVAVDMYVWLHRCVHRSVRIRTEAVIAFFDAKYSSITGSTGADSLDSRGDTATLASPSPAPLSLDDILVIDDQFVTLVLDKVSALQRFGVIPVCVFDGAEMPMKGGTDEERQRRRAEAFQGALTKLEQLYCDARRRRGCTAEDHADGTRIALPRDTRPYEEAVQLLAKAADISTELAHAVIQVLKEERHVECIVAPYEADAQLAYLCRQGYVVAAASEDSDLIAYYCPCIISKLDTFSGKCEVLQPPLCAPHFFRRMAATRVTTSTAATMLLKSATANRRAAAVDDAIGHGHDGVNSVHARMRASALKSLQCPHYSFNGAVGASTDEGAISAAVATAFTYESFLLGCILSGCDYVPNLRSIGVKKAFKLVAHATSLRQCFTTLEREFGFPADELRRYRHRILEAFYCFAHHLVYSPLTQEIVTYHPLPGTDRGGTAELKTRLVGQRWSAQIAQEVCVQCLKDPCTLQLYRGVYQPCVTQYLQRTRRGQTSLRAYAGFQEMSSSRVVVHVEKQQRDGLATSQREHAQCSFGPPLKKQRVASGFLGSSAALPQTSSSSQQPAEVVVVRSRFFMVRGRTAVCEQWSTSETDNEGDVESGESKEPMVVPRRAAVCPADPMIDPNTGCRSPFSSLAHRPSSPALLSITRAASGTLTDDSASGVGSTVTSTVRCTAGMTGANETWEMSDVRNTSDCARRDETAESLSTVSWMGMDGASASAASLLCRTSSTLFMGDSESMRDEECGVEGEDMARHAPVVREGARKVGGLTEIPGVEPYVHGIAQDTNSTVEAAGAQGMSSAPSPPRCDCPFGYWQCNRAHSVFESCFVGRHWSHDEGPLPSSSLERPTARASASVTGSSATLSPSPASPLQRLAMSPVGSVASGYVSRAFRPPRSTAAASAPPLPAAGKSQATPLYVCNTNAKGVDLAVLRSSSKAEPLAAAPLTLLPSSAFLSSPADGDATSRAAPPPLPTPPAAVHVAIFEKMSFKKT; from the coding sequence ATGGGGATCAAAGGTCTCTGGCAGGCCCTGCGCGAGTATGTCGACGATGGCCATCTCTCCCAGTTTCGCGGCCAGCGGGTGGCGGTAGACATGTATGTGTGGCTACACCGATGCGTGCATCGCTCTGTGCGCATCCGCACGGAGGCCGTCATCGCCTTCTTCGACGCCAAGTACAGCAGCATCACGGGGAGTACAGGGGCCGACTCGTTAGACAGCAGAGGTGATACCGCGACActggcgtcgccgtcgccggcaCCGTTGTCCCTGGACGACATCCTTGTCATTGACGATCAATTTGTTACACTGGTGCTAGACAAGGTGTCGGCATTGCAGCGCTTTGGTGTCATTCCTGTTTGCGTCTTCGATGGAGCTGAAATGCCGATGAAGGGCGGCACCGATGaggaacggcagcggcggcgagcagAGGCCTTTCAAGGGGCGCTGACCAAGCTGGAGCAGCTCTATTGCGAtgcgcggcgtcgtcgcggGTGCACGGCGGAGGACCACGCGGATGGCACGCGTATCGCACTTCCGCGAGACACCCGCCCCTACGAGGAGGCCGTTCAACTGCTAGCGAAGGCTGCCGACATTTCGACAGAGTTGGCACACGCCGTTATCCAAGTGCTGAAGGAGGAACGCCATGTGGAGTGCATCGTCGCGCCGTACGAGGCGGATGCACAGCTGGCCTACCTCTGCCGTCAGGGTTACGtagtggcggcagcgtcggaGGACTCTGACTTGATTGCGTACTACTGCCCCTGTATCATCTCCAAGCTGGACACCTTCTCAGGCAAgtgcgaggtgctgcagccaccgctgTGCGCCCCGCACTTCTTTCGACGTATGGCCGCAACACgcgtcaccacctccaccgctgccaccatgCTGCTGAAGTCCGCTACTGCTAACCGACGCGCGGCAGCCGTCGACGATGCGATTGGCCACGGGCATGATGGAGTGAACAGTGTCCACGCCCGCATGCGAGCCTCTGCGCTCAAGTCTCTCCAGTGCCCACATTACTCCTTCAATGGGGCTGTTGGTGCAAGCACGGACGAGGGCGCTATCAGCGCCGCAGTCGCAACCGCCTTCACCTACGAGTCCTTTCTGCTTGGCTGCATCTTGAGTGGGTGCGACTACGTCCCCAACCTGCGCTCCATCGGGGTGAAGAAGGCGTTCAAGCTGGTGGCGCACGCCACCTCACTGCGGCAGTGCTTCACCACACTGGAACGCGAATTCGGATTTCCCGCGGACGAGCTGAGGCGCTATCGGCACCGCATCTTGGAGGCGTTTTACTGCTTCGCACACCACCTCGTGTACTCACCCCTCACTCAGGAGATCGTGACGTACCATCCCCTGCCTGGCACCGACCGCGGCGGGACCGCTGAGCTCAAGACGCGGCTGGTCGGTCAAAGGTGGTCTGCGCAGATTGCGCAggaggtgtgcgtgcagtgcCTCAAGGACCCGTGCACCCTGCAGCTGTATAGAGGGGTGTATCAGCCATGCGTCACGCAGTACCTGCAGCGGACGAGGCGCGGGCAGACCTCGCTGAGGGCCTACGCCGGCTTCCAGGAGATGTCGTCGAGCCGTGTTGTAGTGCatgtggagaagcagcagcgagacggACTGGCCACCTCGCAGCGAGAGCATGCCCAGTGTAGCTTTGGCCCACCCTTGAAGAAGCAGCGTGTTGCCTCCGGATttctcggcagcagcgctgcactgccacagacatcgtcgtcatcgcagcagcccgcagaggtggtggttgTTCGATCGAGGTTCTTCATGGTGCGCGGGCGCACCGCGGTGTGCGAGCAGTGGTCCACCAGCGAAACGGACAATGAAGGGGATGTGGAGAGTGGCGAGTCAAAGGAGCCCATGGTGGTGCCCAGGCGAGCAGCTGTCTGCCCAGCAGACCCAATGATCGACCCCAACaccggctgccgcagccctTTCTCGTCTCTGGCGCACCGCCCATCATCTCCGGCGTTGCTCTCGATCACAAGGGCGGCCAGCGGCACTCTCACCGATGACTCCGCCAGCGGGGTTGGGTCTACAGTGACCTCGAccgtgcgctgcaccgctggcATGACTGGAGCGAACGAGACGTGGGAAATGTCGGATGTCCGTAACACCAGCGACTGCGCTAGGCGTGATGAGACTGCCGAGAGCTTGTCCACCGTCTCCTGGATGGGCATGGATGGGGCATCTGCGAGCGCTGCATCCCTGCTCTGCAGAACTAGTTCAACTCTGTTCATGGGGGATTCGGAAAGCATGAGGGATGAGGAGTGCGGGGTGGAGGGTGAGGACATGGCAAGGCACGCGCCGGtggtgagggaaggggcgCGAAAAGTTGGCGGCCTGACAGAGATTCCAGGCGTAGAGCCGTATGTGCATGGCATCGCTCAAGACACTAATTCGACAGTAGAGGCTGCAGGGGCGCAAGGCATGTCctctgcgccatcgccgccacgCTGCGATTGCCCGTTTGGCTACTGGCAGTGCAACCGCGCTCACTCTGTGTTCGAGTCTTGCTTCGTTGGGCGGCATTGGAGCCATGACGAAGGGCCGCTGCCGTCATCGTCCTTGGAGCGGCCGACGGCACGTGCGTCTGCTTCGGTGACTGGCTCTTCAGCAACACTGTCTCCTTCACCAGCGAGTCCTCTGCAGCGATTAGCTATGTCGCCGGTTGGCAGTGTCGCTAGTGGGTATGTGTCGCGCGCTTTTCGCCCTCCGCGCTCCACTGCGGCCGCCTCAGCTCCGCCCCTTCCCGCCGCAGGCAAATCGCAGGCCACACCTCTGTACGTCTGCAACACGAACGCCAAGGGTGTGGACTTGGCTGTGCTGCGGTCGTCTTCGAAGGCAGAGCCTTTGGCAGCCGCACCGCTGACATTGTTGCCCTCCTCAGCATTTCTGTCGTCTCCAGCGGATGGGGACGCCACGAGCCGTGCagccccaccgccgctgccgactcCCCCAGCTGCCGTGCACGTGGCTATCTTTGAGAAGATGTCGTTCAAGAAGACATAG